In Vibrio coralliilyticus, the following are encoded in one genomic region:
- a CDS encoding putative 2-aminoethylphosphonate ABC transporter substrate-binding protein produces the protein MMKNRLMKGSLAALVSVLATNVMAAEEVTVYTAFETDILAKYKSAFEKENPDITIKWVRDSTGIMTAKLLAEKNNPRAEVVWGLAGSSMALLKEQGLLKPYTPKGAESLHANLNDPQSNQAWFGNDAYFNAVCFNEAVAKQLNLPKPSSWEDLTDPVYKGHIAMPNPASSGTGYMQVSAWLQSMGEDQGWNYMKALDKNIAHYTHSGSKPCVQAGMGEVAIGISMASRGAKLKTQGAPLAVITPKGIGWESEAVGLVKESDAAKRVVDWSISKSANELYVEMYPVVGHKEVKATVSNFPNVQENMAEMDFAQMGSKRADILATWSAKFDAKSEPKS, from the coding sequence ATGATGAAGAACCGTTTGATGAAAGGATCGCTGGCTGCGCTTGTCTCTGTTCTAGCGACTAATGTGATGGCCGCTGAGGAAGTGACGGTTTATACCGCTTTTGAAACTGACATTCTTGCAAAATATAAATCGGCATTTGAAAAAGAAAACCCAGACATCACAATTAAGTGGGTCCGTGACTCTACGGGTATAATGACAGCAAAACTCCTTGCTGAAAAAAACAACCCGCGGGCGGAAGTCGTATGGGGCCTTGCGGGCTCTTCAATGGCATTGCTGAAAGAGCAAGGCTTGCTTAAGCCATATACACCAAAAGGTGCTGAGTCTCTACATGCCAACCTCAACGACCCTCAGTCGAATCAAGCTTGGTTCGGTAATGACGCATATTTCAATGCAGTTTGTTTCAATGAAGCTGTGGCAAAACAGTTGAACCTACCTAAACCATCGTCATGGGAAGATCTGACGGATCCGGTTTACAAAGGCCATATTGCAATGCCAAACCCAGCGTCATCTGGTACTGGATATATGCAGGTGTCAGCGTGGCTTCAAAGCATGGGTGAGGACCAGGGCTGGAATTACATGAAAGCACTGGATAAAAATATTGCTCATTACACGCATTCAGGCTCTAAACCTTGTGTTCAAGCAGGTATGGGAGAAGTGGCGATTGGTATCTCAATGGCAAGTCGTGGCGCTAAGCTGAAAACTCAAGGTGCGCCACTTGCGGTGATTACGCCTAAAGGTATTGGTTGGGAATCAGAAGCGGTTGGTTTGGTAAAAGAGTCTGACGCAGCGAAACGTGTGGTTGACTGGTCCATTTCTAAGAGTGCTAATGAACTGTACGTAGAAATGTACCCAGTGGTTGGTCATAAAGAAGTGAAAGCAACAGTGTCCAACTTCCCGAATGTACAAGAAAATATGGCGGAGATGGATTTTGCGCAAATGGGTAGCAAGCGAGCTGATATCTTGGCTACTTGGTCTGCGAAATTTGACGCAAAGTCTGAGCCAAAATCGTAA